A window of Mytilus edulis chromosome 10, xbMytEdul2.2, whole genome shotgun sequence contains these coding sequences:
- the LOC139491662 gene encoding forkhead box protein O-like isoform X2 produces the protein MIAFSSELSCMDTGFENSIRHNLSLHSRFMRIQNEGTGKSSWWVLNPDAKPGKTPRRRAGSMETKSYEKRRGRVKKKVEAVRAAMENIMNGSPSGDDFLSDSPLGFQLSPEFRPRASSNASSCGRLSPIQAAHEPDLHDSQVPPMSPIPWGSEFDSIDDTIGQYDDQLVDTLVGSMKLCESTKIGLGSDNNIGNVEQNDIEMSFDGTVPLTQLLSSSSDRINLTNVPLSQFNQSANRDTAQYRNLPAPPAYPGDSMRRSPLQQQPSLEQLGLQNGGSFDLGLQRQNSGNLGMNYGGQQNSMYTQQDYNQIPRMNSQLSQQLSQLNVNTQQQMQSPARSPQQSHQQISPNYGNQRSYGSPQQQSPQNKQISNQLQNQAQQQQQAGERSLLQRCLEAPSDSLLRAALTQKNTQGFINMSDNLPNTSMYNNTGYENRQIMSPGLQLNNNGLNNNLINMPLQPNRVGMMNTSAGNMQISQQQMPVQQTMQVQKPNSSNSLNEIEADFFEPQGFDMEQMLQHELSLEGNLDFNFDPTSNNTDTSQNLVR, from the coding sequence AATTCGATTCGACACAATTTGTCCCTACACAGTCGATTTATGAGAATTCAAAATGAAGGGACTGGTAAGAGCTCATGGTGGGTTCTCAACCCAGATGCTAAACCTGGGAAAACACCTCGCCGACGAGCAGGTAGTATGGAaactaaaagttatgaaaaaaGACGCGGTCGTGTTAAAAAGAAGGTTGAAGCTGTCAGAGCAGCCATGGAAAATATCATGAATGGTTCACCTTCTGGAGATGACTTTTTAAGTGATTCACCGCTTGGCTTTCAACTTAGCCCTGAATTCAGACCTCGGGCAAGTTCTAATGCAAGTAGTTGTGGACGATTGTCACCTATTCAGGCAGCTCATGAACCCGATCTCCATGACAGTCAAGTGCCACCTATGTCCCCCATTCCTTGGGGTTCTGAATTTGACTCTATAGATGACACAATTGGTCAGTATGATGACCAGTTAGTTGACACTTTAGTAGGAAGTATGAAGTTGTGTGAGTCTACCAAGATTGGATTGGGTAGCGATAATAACATTGGTAACGTTGAACAGAATGACATTGAAATGAGCTTCGATGGAACTGTGCCCTTGACACAGTTACTGTCCAGTAGTTCTGATAGGATTAACTTAACTAACGTGCCCTTGTCCCAGTTTAATCAAAGTGCCAACAGAGACACAGCTCAGTATCGTAACCTTCCAGCCCCTCCTGCATATCCCGGTGATTCTATGCGAAGAAGTCCACTACAACAGCAGCCAAGTCTGGAACAGTTAGGTTTACAAAATGGAGGCTCATTTGATTTAGGCCTCCAGAGACAAAACAGTGGTAATTTAGGTATGAATTACGGAGGTCAGCAAAATTCTATGTATACACAGCAAGATTATAATCAGATTCCACGGATGAATTCACAATTGAGTCAACAGTTGAGTCAATTAAATGTGAATACGCAACAACAGATGCAGTCACCTGCTCGTTCCCCACAACAATCACATCAACAAATCAGTCCTAATTACGGCAACCAACGCAGCTACGGGTCTCCTCAGCAGCAGTCTCCGCAGAACAAACAAATTTCAAATCAGCTTCAGAATCAGGCACAGCAACAACAACAAGCAGGTGAAAGATCTCTTCTTCAACGTTGTTTAGAAGCACCCTCAGATTCACTTCTCAGAGCCGCCTTAACACAAAAAAACACTCAGGGTTTCATTAATATGTCAGATAATCTGCCAAATACATCAATGTATAATAATACTGGATATGAAAATCGTCAGATCATGTCACCGGGATTGCAGCTAAATAATAACGGGCTCAATAATAATCTTATAAACATGCCTTTACAACCAAACAGGGTTGGGATGATGAATACATCGGCTGGGAACATGCAGATTTCACAGCAACAAATGCCTGTACAACAAACAATGCAGGTTCAAAAACCAAACTCGTCAAATTCGCTTAATGAAATAGAAGCAGATTTCTTTGAACCTCAAGGCTTTGATATGGAACAGATGCTTCAACATGAGCTCAGTTTAGAGGGAAATCTTGATTTCAATTTTGACCCTACCTCAAATAATACAGATACAAGCCAAAATTTAGTACGATGA